ATCCGGCCAGTGTACCCAGTGGCCGGACGAAGCCGTCCGGCCATAACCAGCTCTGAGCCGGCGCGAGCGGCGAGTCACCTGAAAGGCCGAAGCGCAAGCGGAGGAGGCGCGAAGCGACTTGACTCGACGGGAGCAGAGGCTACCCCGCCGACTCATCTACCCACACGATTCCCCGAAGACCCCAGTTGATCACCTTGAGATCGGCGTATGGTCGTCGTCCGCTACTTTGAAACGACAGTCGCGCGTCCGATATCCGGCGCGCTACGATGTCGGTTGCTGATCCCCGATCGTCGGCGAGTCATGTCCGCGTCGCGCAGAAAGCCGTGAGCGGTGCCTGGACCATGAAGTCGTCCCAGAACGGATCCGTTCGCTCGACGGGATCCAGCATCGCGTCGACCCACCGAAAGTCCTTGAAGCCCGCGTCGCGCATGGCGGCCTCGTAAGTGGCAGACTGCAGGTAGTAGTTGTCGAACTCGAACGTCCGGCCGTCGTGGTTCGTGATTCGGTACCGGATGGCGTCGCCCTCGCGCGACGGATGCCTCGCACATGTCCGTTCCAGTCCGTACTTGGTGAGCGGCACATCTTCGGGTCTGGGTGGTCTGCGAACATTGTCGTTGAAGCCGACGAACCGGCCGCCGGGCCGTAGCGCATCGAAGCAGGCGCGGCCGAAGCGCTCCAATTGGTCCGCGGTGCGCGCGTAGTTCAGCAGATAAATGGCCGTGACCACGTCGACCGGCGCGGCCGGGCTGAAACCCGCGGCATCTGCGCACACATATCGGCAGCCGAGTGGCTCAGCCCGCTCCTGGGCCTCGGCCAGAGCGACCATGGCCGGCGAGATGTCAACGCCGGTTACGTCGACGGCGCCGGCCCGCTTCAACTGGCGGGCGTAGACTCCCTCGCCGCACGCCATGTCCAGCACCGTCTGATCGTGCAGGTCTCCCAGCAACTCCATTACGGTGTACCGCTCGACGAAGTGCCGGAACAGCAGCCACTTCGAGTCGCGGTAGCTCTCAGAGATAGCGTCGTAGACCTGCGAACTCACGTGGGCCATGATACGCGAAGGAACGCCGCTTAGTTAGTGTCGGCCAGAAAACCCCCGTGTCAAGCGGAGATCCGCGCCATTTCGTGACC
This genomic stretch from Acidobacteriota bacterium harbors:
- a CDS encoding class I SAM-dependent methyltransferase is translated as MAHVSSQVYDAISESYRDSKWLLFRHFVERYTVMELLGDLHDQTVLDMACGEGVYARQLKRAGAVDVTGVDISPAMVALAEAQERAEPLGCRYVCADAAGFSPAAPVDVVTAIYLLNYARTADQLERFGRACFDALRPGGRFVGFNDNVRRPPRPEDVPLTKYGLERTCARHPSREGDAIRYRITNHDGRTFEFDNYYLQSATYEAAMRDAGFKDFRWVDAMLDPVERTDPFWDDFMVQAPLTAFCATRT